TGATAAGTCAGTTGGTTGAATAAGTTTATAAAACTTTTCAGAAACACGCTTTGTCGAATAGTGAGTAACTCCAATAATTGAGATTGCAAGATTTGGACCTCTTAATGGTTTGTATTTTAAGTCTTTTAGTCTCGAGTAATTATTTGAATAATTTGTAATTAAAAAATCTAATTTTTTAAAATCTATATTGTATAATCCAGTATCTAATCTTCCAACTTCTTCTAATTCATTAATTCTCGGTAACTCAAAACTAAACTTGTTTGGTTTTTGATTTTCTAAAAGTTCGGTTTCAATTGCCTTTAAAATGGCTTCGTGTCTTTCTTTTATTAATTTTTCTTTGTTGATTATGGCTTGGGTTAGAACAGAAACAAAGTTTACAATTCCTAAATTGTGTATTTTAGGTAAATATGTTTTTGCTCTATCAGAAGCGACAGTATTCTTTTGAATACCACCTTTACCAAGCCATTGTTCTTTAAAAGATTTTGTTTTAGTCATTGCATAGAAATAAAAGAAATAATCCTTGTTATAATCTTTCATTGTAAATGCAGAAACCCTTTGATTTAAAAAGGCTTTAAATGAGTTGTCAAAATAAGAGGTTATATCATTGTCAGTATCTGTTCCACCTGTTAATGAAATTAAAATACATTCACTATTTAGTAAATACCTTTTTTTACTTTGTAAATACTTATCTGGAACATACTCAAATTTTTGAGTTTCGTTTATAATCCATTCTGTTTGATTTACATTACTGATTTGTAAAAGTTTTACTTTTTTCTTTAAGTTTTCAAATTGTGTAACGTAATCACTTGAAGGGAAAGCAAAACCATCAAACGATTTAAAATCATCAAAAATATTAGGATATTTTTCTTTAACTTTATCAAGTTTAAAATGATTTATTTTTCTACTGTATATTTCCGCAGATAATATAAAATTGTTATCTACAATATGTTTGTAATTTATATTAGTTTCCACGATTTCCACTTATTTTGTTGTTTTCTGCATAAAATATAGCATCGTTTCTATTATTAAATACT
This DNA window, taken from Chitinophagaceae bacterium, encodes the following:
- a CDS encoding restriction endonuclease subunit S, with the protein product METNINYKHIVDNNFILSAEIYSRKINHFKLDKVKEKYPNIFDDFKSFDGFAFPSSDYVTQFENLKKKVKLLQISNVNQTEWIINETQKFEYVPDKYLQSKKRYLLNSECILISLTGGTDTDNDITSYFDNSFKAFLNQRVSAFTMKDYNKDYFFYFYAMTKTKSFKEQWLGKGGIQKNTVASDRAKTYLPKIHNLGIVNFVSVLTQAIINKEKLIKERHEAILKAIETELLENQKPNKFSFELPRINELEEVGRLDTGLYNIDFKKLDFLITNYSNNYSRLKDLKYKPLRGPNLAISIIGVTHYSTKRVSEKFYKLIQPTDLSEYGTLQTERYFGNINDIQLLKKGDILFGAEGNIGKVYVNIDMNEKSVTNFHGMSITNTNVELYNKCFVACYIKWLRHKNYFKFYSTGGQGGSFGVEKTENIKIPNFSVTKQKEIAKLYHNVEVEYNADTFTLANFLGKDNEYNQQAGIYELDKTAKQLKEILNNAIDNIVNDKQIEIKF